The genomic interval AAGAAATGTTACAGAAAGGTCTGAAGTGGACTCTTCATGCAAGACAGTGAACAAATCTAGAGCAGATAAAGTAGTTCTCTCTCAAAGCAGAGGCTGATTAGTAATTATTGTAAATGTTTAGTTGCTCTTATAATGTAGCTGCTGAAGAatctacaatatttatttttacatgtgtatCCATTATTCACAACATAATCATTAAATATTGgagtttttgtttaataatttaaaagaaattgtttACATGCCTTCAAGTAGTATTGTGTCTACAAGTGACaataatattaaatgtaatttaaaataaaagtgaaatgtcTTGATTCTGTAAGTAGTCACAGATGTATCATCTTTCATTGTGTGTCCCTTAAATGGCACTTACACAGtgctttcatttatattttataaaatgtctaTAAAAGACTTTACTCATGACTTTATATATTAGAGCAAATACAAATTGCATACAAATCAGTGAATGAAGCAGTGAGCAGGAATACATCTGTATTATCATTTCAAAAGTATAAAGAATGCTGAACCACTAAGACAAAGACTGACCATCCAAACAAGAAGAACCCCGTAAGCACCCTGACTGAGCCTCAAAGTTCAATGATGAACAAATACAGGTCAGCACCCATGTATCACCATTTCTACCATGAAGGATCATGGCATTTGCTTCATTTGCCAGAATTTGGTAAAAGTAATGATCTAAGAAGCTAAATACTGGTCTGACCAAGTTCTTCAGGAAATCCTGAATTAGTTTGCAAAAGACTGAGTCAAACTCTGGCCATATTCCAAAATAACAATGGTTCCAAGAATATGTTCATAATAACActgtttcagtttatttgaaaCAAGAATAGGAGAGACCTTGGCTTTCCCAGGTCTCAGTACCATGCAAACATCTGTAGATAGCCTTGAGTATCAAAGTACTTTAACATTGCCCTTCAAACTAGAATTAATCTACAAAGAGCAAGAATAATAAAATCCCATTCATACAGACACAACTAAAACAACCTAATGCAGTAAGGAGTTTTTACTAAGTGTTAATTCAATTGACTGAATACTTAAAGAAAagaagacatttcagtttttcagaATTATTCTTGCACAATAAAATACTTTGCCttacttaaattattatttactttaagaTGCGTGACTCAAGTAATCAGTTGTAGACATTGAAAATTAAGGCAGTAAGGAAGTACTTAATTTCTGAAAGCACTATAAATgattataatacaataataagGGATGTATACTTTACTTCCAGAGATAAAACAAAGTTGTCATAGCTTATATCATTTTTGTCCTAAACTAATTAAAATTCAAGTGCAGTCAAGGTATCTAACAGCTGATTAATACAGCTATGGTGATATGAGACAATTTAAATCTGCACAATCACTTAGATTATACCCATAATTCACTCAAATTGTATTTCTTGCAAAAGGTGACAACATGCATCACTTAAAATCCATTTATGACAATAATTATTTTTCCCCAGTCTagtaattttaaacaaataaatgaataattatttaaatacagttcaTAGCTAGTAGAAACACAAACTTTGATGGTGAACAATGAAACAAGGATGAAACAAAGAATATATGATTTATAGTATcacataaacattaaaaatattttacaagtatATATAGTTCataatgaatgcttctttgtttaaATTACCAGAGGCAAAAAAACATACGAAATATTTTCATCAACTGATGTAAGAGATCATTCTTCACCTGTTAAACTGGCCTGATAGTGAAGTCTTCCACAAAGATCTAAAATGTTACCTTAGTGAGCAAACTGCACACCATGACCAGTCTTTCCACCTCCCCCATCCCCACCACAAATCCAAGTTCAAAGATTTTTTTGTCAGCACAGCCTCACACTGGCAGTATGACAGCTTctgtgttaacattttatttgacaaTCCATAGAAAAAATAGCATTTGCACACTGAGGAGCAAAGCAGTAGCAGAAGTCTTGTAAAGGAAAGTGTAAACTGCTAAACATATAACTGAGCAGGCGCAAAAAATTTTTGTTGAGCTGGATACCAGATGGTTAAGTTCCCCTGTTGATGTTTGTAATACATTACTCAGTCCTTCCTTCTTTTTCatacactctttctctctctctctttcacccaTGCTCTCTCACTCAGTCGTCGTCAGATCAGATGGAGGTTTCAAGTGAAAAAGTGaactgaaagagaaaagaaaagaaaaaaacagaaattaaaaatgaatttctcACAAAAACtaggattattaaaaaaatacttgaatTCTAAATCAAACAAATCTTTGACCAACTGAACCAGAACACCTATGATGAGAACATGCATAGGGACATTATAATTACAACTTCATCCAACTAAAACTATTTGGATAATAGAATGTCTAATTTATTCAACCAagaaaaagtccatccatccatccattatccaacccgctatatcctaactacagggtcacgggggtctgctggagccaatcccagccagcacagggcgcaaggcaggaaacaaaccctgggcagggtgccagcccactgcagggtgcgcacacacacacccacacaccaagcacacactagggacaatttagactcaccaatgcacctaacctgcatgtctttggactgtggaaggaaaccggagcacccggaggaaacccatgcaaacacggggagaacatgcaaactccatgcaggaaggacccgggaagagaacccgggtctcccaactgcaaggcagcagtgctacccactgccaCCAAGAAAAACTTTTCCATAATATTCCAGCTTTAGGTAATGCAACGATAATCCTTGAAATGCATTGAGGGTGTGTACTTGAAATTGAAAtttgcaaaatgttaaaaaaaaaaagtctctacTTATCAATATCAAGAATGCAACATAACAATTAAAATAGCATAGCGTTTATCAACATGCTCAACTGAATGGGACAGCAACCCATCCTAGCAACACTCTGCATAAAGACCGGCATATATCCACACTCACAGTTGCATAAGGTCAGTATAGAATTAATAATTAACCtaatgtgcagttttttttttatagtggaaGGAAAACCTGAGTACATTGAGAAAAATCTATGCAGACAAAGGGGAtgacatgaaaactccacacaagtTGAAAAGGtgcaagatttgaacccaagatgaTGGATGCATGAAATGAATCaattatttaaaagtaatatAAGTCTAtagtataaccaaaacaatttatGAaatcactgtgactttaaagcagttaacaaaaaataatatttgtcaaaatgtacaatatacacaatatatCCTTCTAAATTTGCAATTATTAAATGTCATCGTTTGAATTATATTCAGGCATCATTAAATGCATTTAACTTAACTCAGGGTTACATGGGCTGGAGTCTGTCTTGGCAGCAtctggcacaaggcagtaaccaaacTTGCATACtgttaccagtccatcacagagtgtaCTGCTATAAACAAAACATTGGGCCAATTCAAAGTCAAGAACTAATCTAACATTCTCATATTTAGCATGTTGGAGGAAAACTTAACTCTGATGACGGAAAATGTGCATACTCTACTCTGACCCTATCTGAATCAGGATCTGAGTCCAGAATGCGGCAACGGTGAGGCACTGTTGTCCCAGGGATTCATTGTACATATTTTTCTTAAGATTTACAAGCATGTGTAAAATGTTTGACCGTTCACACAGCCAGAAGAGTTTTTTGTTGAGGAAAATGTACTTAAAACTGCCTAACTTCTTAACTATGACAGTAACGGTACACTTAAAGTGATGATGGggtcatatataacatttaactttatattttcttctctgATAATGTGTTATATATAAGAAGTTTTATTTCTGTGACTCAGATATTTACTTAAGACTTTCAATATAGTTAACTAATTTGGGACTTTAATATTTGTTGGCATAACAGATGTTACTAGAATGTTCCATTTATATGTGTGAGATCTCGAGtgaattaaaatatgtttaaatgttttagttaaattaaaagacgtgcaggttaggtgcattggcgatcctaaattgtccctaatgtgtgcttagtgtgtgtgtgtttgtgccgcCTTCGgttgggctggcgctctgcccgggatatgttcctaccttgtgccctgtgctggctgggattgcctccagcagaccccatgaccctgtgttaggatatagcgggttggataatgactgactgactgacatctagAAACTGTGTGAAAAATAACCAAGTGCATCAAGGGTATGCATCTAATACATTAAAGTAATTAAATCTCTGCAGCCCTGAGAAGGCAAGGCCTATTAAGCttatttttttactaataaaCCATGTGAATCATGCATTGGAGACATCATTGAAAATTAAGGTGAAGTTCATTCAAGGTGTAAACTACATCTACACCCAAAAGGTcatgagaatctggaacaaatatatatattcagaatAAGTTTCATTCTTGGGAATATCCTATAAATAGCATAACTTAAAATTCTTAAGCCTGCTCAGTCAAATTAAGGTCATTGGGAAGCCAGAGCCTATGGCGATAgaatcagacacaaggcaggaaaaagacCTGAACAGTGGACCAGCCTATTATAGCTTACTTGTGCtacttacacatacacacatgcaagaccaatttagaattgtcaaacAACCAAACATAATACCTTAggaatagtgaaaaaaaaaaaaaataaaaaaaaataaaagcacacacaccaacacacagacacaaggagaatgcaTAAACTACACATTGATAGAAGGCAAGTGCAGGATTTAAATCCAAGACACTATCAGTATTATTCATTCTgccacacatgtacagtatgctaatttaaatatatatcagcTGTTAAAACTTTTCTGAAGTTTGCAGCACAGAATCAACAAATACAAGatagaaatattttaaaggtAGGGACACACAAGTTTCAACTTACTAAATATTATTCCTATAATGATTGCACATATTGCTCCAGATATTATCAtcatctaaaacaaaaaaaaaaacaagagttgTGTTAGAATCCAGCAGTGTTTACAGTTTCATTTTCTCCTGCTGTATGAACTGCTTTTTGGCCACTGTTTAACATTAATTTCATATCtattttttacagtttctgtatttactttcctTTTCTGTAGTTTGGTTGTGAAAACTGGATCCTCACCTTACAGTTTTTCCACCAGTATTTGCTCTTCAGCTTAGCAGCACTGCTCTCAAACTGAGAGGCACCAGCCTCAAGTGCGTTTGCACGTTCATCCAGTTCAGAAAGCTTCTGGTCCCTCTCCAGTACTTTTTCCACATTCACTCGCATGATGTCCACAACCTATGTGAGAGTAAATGGGAAGAGCAGGATTACAAAATTAAGCCTACTGATTAAACTGTTTATTAAAGAGAGTTTAAGATTGTTTTTGGAGGAGCGATAGGGGTAAATAAGATTTCAGTCCCAAGGTTTACTGAAATAATTCCTAAGGGCTCAGCCTGTCTTCAAACACAGGAAATCAAATAGAGTTTCCAGCATTTTTAAGACACATTCTAAGTGCCAAAACAGTACTATGTATGTCAACCCACACAATCTTACCTCTTCGACCTGCGCTTGACTCTGTTGCAGCCTTCGGTTGCTGCTTGTATTTGGAGGTTGTGGAGGAGGTCCCCCACCTGGTGCCCCATCTTGGCCCTCAGTAGCTTCACCAGGGGCACCAGGAGCTGCAGGAGCAGACCTGAAAACataaatgttgtatttttgttttaatttaaaaattctacagtatattataattcATTACCtaaaagcaaaacaagaaaaaatacaggTGATAAATACTTGGTACTTTCACATAAATCACACAGTTGTGTACATTATGTGGAATGGCAAGTGCAAATATGCCCAGTGTCTATACGTTTGCTTAGATGTTTTATGTACAGAACTCCTAGAATATGTTACATGTCCCAGTGACATGGTAATGAAATAatggtttagaaaaaaaatgaataaatgtatgaattaattctGATCTACTGtatgatttttctttaaaatacagtaaaccaCAACAGTctagattttttaaataaatatagattAGTTAAACTGTTTCAAATTAAAGAAATTGACACATAAACATTTGCTGTCTGAAT from Erpetoichthys calabaricus chromosome 9, fErpCal1.3, whole genome shotgun sequence carries:
- the LOC114657998 gene encoding vesicle-associated membrane protein 1-like, whose amino-acid sequence is MSAPAAPGAPGEATEGQDGAPGGGPPPQPPNTSSNRRLQQSQAQVEEVVDIMRVNVEKVLERDQKLSELDERANALEAGASQFESSAAKLKSKYWWKNCKMMIISGAICAIIIGIIFIHFFT